The Miscanthus floridulus cultivar M001 chromosome 7, ASM1932011v1, whole genome shotgun sequence genome includes a region encoding these proteins:
- the LOC136467176 gene encoding ankyrin repeat protein SKIP35-like encodes MVEQGKPRSIGAKAKKSPFVEVEVDEIGQASGVVFARESALAPKNDRGCSVSHSHGDDETQESDGCGQSQGLDEHGWVDFGHSLQLVLFSRQWSLAESLVDLADQQSMLDYGLSIALDAIWFLRTKRDLEGLNSLIAKIVASGAKDFARAILRTSLLASCVAACQSKAITVGDSKEIVAERLHERLRDCPGAEHLKIEAGAKVQKFMEWALQCIHMHHCSEDTHRYRWSCNTLQEVQFHLSAFRTFLDIAGDNLSGKIFTEAFDAVCFPLTLFSSLFEPGWSSGSSAVSIKGLLSLLVEGGADNVNQCFLEAARFGSTELVRILLEVAYQNSLAVDTELALVYASHYCKFSTMECLVDEGNVSSFLSPLIKAAERGCLQVVHWFVSRGISDIEMCLALTTAASSGHFMVASYLLAHIPQQILEALSTQILKAARGQGSRSLDGVTFLLRSNFLRDAAATYEAADIIATGGTDGEPPDLVAFLKEHWSQGAFAEGVSTGEMHFVNVMRVLRRGASPIFLEDLPSEMVLGITYLPLYRECVSAGGQLLPQRLRGELLEAVHRLGEPAGTESQGKDLVRALERHMPSFLVGS; translated from the exons ATGGTTGAGCAAGGCAAACCACGAAGCATCGGGGCGAAGGCGAAGAAATCGCCGTTCGTGGAGGTAGAGGTTGACGAGATTGGCCAGGCTAGTGGGGTGGTGTTTGCAAGGGAATCAGCGCTGGCGCCTAAGAACGACCGAGGATGCAGCGTCAGCCATAGTCATGGGGACGACGAAACACAGGAATCGGATGGGTGCGGGCAAAGCCAGGGGCTAGACGAGCATGGGTGGGTGGACTTCGGTCACTCCCTGCAGCTGGTGCTGTTCTCGCGGCAGTGGAGCCTTGCTGAAAGTCTTGTTGATCTAGCAGATCAGCAGTCGATGCTGGATTATGGCCTGTCGATTGCCCTTgatgccatatggttcttgcgGACGAAACGGGATCTTGAGGGGCTCAACAGTCTGATAGCGAAGATTGTGGCCTCAGGGGCAAAGGATTTTGCCAGAGCAATCCTCAGGACGTCGCTGCTTGCATCATGTGTTGCAGCCTGCCAAAGCAAGGCTATTACTGTGGGTGATAGCAAGGAGATCGTCGCAGAGAG ATTGCATGAACGTCTGCGAGATTGTCCTGGTGCCGAGCATCTAAAAATAGAGGCAGGCGCCAAGGTGCAGAAGTTTATGGAATGGGCTTTACAGTGTATTCATATGCACCATTGTTCTGAAGACACACATAGGTACAGATGGAGCTGCAATACTCTCCAAGAGGTACAGTTTCATTTATCAGCATTTAGAACCTTCTTGGACATAGCTGGTGACAACTTAAGTGGCAAGATTTTCACTGAGGCATTTGATGCGGTCTGCTTCCCCCTTACACTCTTCTCAAGTTTATTTGAACCTGGATGGTCTTCTGGGAGTTCAGCAGTCTCCATTAAGGGCCTTTTATCATTGCTGGTGGAAGGAGGCGCTGACAATGTAAATCAGTGTTTCCTTGAAGCAGCACGCTTTGGAAGTACTGAACTTGTACGCATTCTGCTGGAG GTTGCATATCAGAATAGCTTGGCTGTGGACACCGAGCTGGCTCTAGTGTATGCTTCTCATTACTGCAAGTTTAGCACAATGGAATGCCTAGTTGATGAAGGGAACGTGAGTTCTTTCCTTAGCCCTCTGATAAAAGCTGCAGAGCGTGGGTGCTTGCAGGTTGTCCACTGGTTCGTCAGTCGAGGCATCTCTGACATTGAGATGTGCCTTGCCCTGACGACTGCTGCCTCCAGTGGCCATTTCATGGTCGCCTCGTACCTGCTTGCACATATCCCCCAGCAAATCCTTGAAGCTCTCAGCACACAGATCCTCAAAGCTGCAAGGGGCCAGGGCAGCAGGTCGCTTGATGGTGTCACCTTCCTTCTGAGATCCAACTTCCTAAGAGACGCAGCTGCAACATACGAGGCCGCAGACATCATTGCAACCGGGGGCACCGACGGCGAGCCCCCAGACCTGGTTGCCTTCCTGAAAGAACACTGGTCCCAGGGTGCGTTTGCTGAAGGGGTGAGCACCGGCGAAATGCACTTCGTGAATGTCATGAGGGTCCTCAGGAGAGGTGCGTCCCCGATCTTCCTGGAGGACCTCCCGTCTGAGATGGTGCTTGGCATCACGTACCTGCCACTGTACCGTGAGTGTGTGAGCGCGGGTGGGCAGCTGCTACCCCAAAGGCTGAGGGGGGAGCTGCTGGAGGCGGTGCACCGGCTCGGTGAGCCTGCTGGCACGGAGAGCCAGGGGAAGGACCTCGTGCGGGCACTAGAGCGCCACATGCCGTCGTTCTTGGTTGGATCTTGA